The Wansuia hejianensis genomic interval CATGGAGCAGGTGGTGGTCCATGGAATGGCGCTTGATGAGGGTGCCCCTCACATCTTGAATGCTTCTTTTATGGGGATTAGGAGTGAGGTTCTGCTGCATACCCTGGAGGACAGAGGGATTTATGTATCTGCCGGAAGCGCCTGTTCCAGCCATAAGCGGGCAGGAAGCGCGACGCTGTCCGCCATTGGCTGCGGCAAGCCGGAGATGGAATCGGCCGTCCGTTTCAGCTTTTGTGAGACGACACGGGAAGAGGAAATTGACAGGACGTTGGAAGTTTTGCGTGAAGTGGTACCCATGCTGAGAAAATATACACGGCGCTGACGGTATAGGCACAGGCGGCGCAGCAGGATATAAGTGCGGGGAACCGGGAATCTGGGAATGGTCCGTATTTCAGAGAGGAAGGGAGAAAAGAATGTTTCAGGCATTTTTAATAAAGTATGCGGAAATCGGCATCAAAGGAAAGAACAGGTATCTGTTTGAAGATGCGCTGGTCCGGCATATGGCGCGGGTGTTGAAGGAGGTTGACGGCCATTTCGTGGTCAGCCGTGAGATGGGGCGCATTTATGTGAACGCGGAAGGCGATTTTGATTACGACGGCGCTGTAGAGGCACTCCAGAGGGTATTTGGCATTGCGGGAATCTGTCCGGTCGTGATCACAGAGGATGAGGGCTACGATAAGCTGGCAGAGGCCGTGGTGAATTACGTCGGGAAGGTCTATCCGGACCGGTCAAAGACGTTTAAAATGTGTGCCCGCAGGGCGAATAAGAATTATCCGATGAATTCCATGGAACTGAATGTGGAACTGGGGGGCGCTGTTCTCGACGCATATCCTGAGATGAAGGTGGACGTCCATCATCCTGACATTTCCCTGACTGTGGAAGTGAGAAATAAAATATACATTTATTCAGAGATCATCCCGGGACCCGGAGGCATGCCGGTGGGAACCAATGGCAGCGCCATGCTTCTCCTGTCCGGCGGCATTGATTCACCGGTAGCCGGATATATGGTGGCCAAGCGGGGAGTGAAAATTGATGCGGTCTATTTTCATGCACCTCCCTATACTAGTGACCGGGCGAAGCAGAAGGTCGTGGACCTGGCCAGGCTGGTGGCGCGTTACAGCGGGCCGATCCGTCTGCATGTGGTGAATTTTACAGAAATCCAACTGGCGATCTATGAGAAATGCCCTCACGATGAGCTGACGATCATCATGAGGCGGTACATGATGAAAATAGCCGAGGCTTTTGCGGAAAAGGACGGGGCGCTGGGACTGATAACCGGTGAAAGTATTGGGCAGGTGGCAAGCCAGACCATGCACAGTCTGGCATGTACGAATGAAGTGTGCACCATGCCCGTATTCCGCCCGCTGATCGGTTTTGATAAGCAGGAGATCGTCGATGTGTCTTTGAAGATCGGGACGTATGATACCTCCGTGCTGCCCTACGAGGATTGCTGCACGATATTTGTCGCCAAGCATCCGGTCACGAAGCCAAATTTAAAGATGATACAGCACTCGGAGAAAAAGCTGGCGGATGTGATAGACGGCATGTTGGAGACGGCTGTCAGCACCGCGGAGACAATTGAGATATAACAATTATTTGTCCAGTAGGGGTATCATCAGGGAGCAGAGCAATTAAAAAGGCGCTCTTTGCCAGAGCGCCTGAACTTTTCTCTTGTAGGAAAGCAGATTACACCAGGTACGGTGCAAGTACTTTCAGGACATTTTCCAAGGCATCGCCTTCGGAATGAATGTTCAGATCGATGGGTTTTGATAAATCCAGGCTGAAGATGCCCATGATGGACTTCGCATCAATGACATATCTGCCGGATACCAGGTCAAAGTCAAAATCGAATTTGGATATTTCGTTGACGAAGGACTTAACCTTATCGATGGAATTGAGTGAAATCTGTACTGTTTTCATTACTACAATCCTCCCTGCTTTGCTTGTACAAGCTCATTGCTTACATGTTAATATTACCTTTAGAGGAAGAAAAAGTCAAGGGAATTAATAGAACCGAATTGGGAGAATGGAGTTATCATGGGAAAGAAAGCAGCGCTTCATAATCTGGGCTGTAAAGTGAATGCATATGAACTGGAGGCCATGCAGCAGCTTTTGGAGAAAAACGGGTATGAGATTGTGCCCTTTGAGCCGGGAGCCGATCTCTATCTGATCAATACGTGTACGGTTACCAATATTGCCGACCGGAAATCCAGGCAGATGCTTCACCGGGCAAAGAAGATGAACCCGCATGCGGTGGTGGCGGCCGTCGGCTGTTATGCCCAGGCCAGGGGCAAAGAGCTGGAAAAGGATGAAGCAATCGATCTGGTGATCGGGAATAACAGGAAAAAGGATCTGATTATGATTCTGAAGGAATATGAGGCAGGACTGGGGAAGCATCTGCATAGGGCTGAGATCGGGAAAGCCAGCGAATATGAAGAGCTGGAAATAGACCGGACGGAAGAGCACACCAGAGCTTTTATCAAAGTTCAGGACGGTTGCAATCAGTTCTGCACCTACTGTATTATTCCTTACACCCGGGGGAGGGTGCGCAGCCGAAAGATTAAAGACGTGTGTGAAGAGGTGCGCCGGCTGGCAGCGGCGGGTTGCCGGGAGGTGGTTTTGTCCGGAATCCACCTGAGTTCATACGGTGTGGATCTGGATCAGGGAGAGAATCTGCTGAGCCTGATACGCGCAGTTCATGATACAGAAGGGATCAGCAGGGTCCGTCTAGGCTCCCTGGAGCCAGGAATTATTACGGAAGAGTTTGTGAGGGAATTGGCATGTCTTCCCAAAGTCTGTCCCCATTTTCATCTGTCGCTGCAGAGCGGCAGCAACCGGACGCTGAAAAGGATGAACCGGCGGTATACAAAGGAAGAATATCTGGAGAAATGCCGCATCCTGAGAAAGCAGTATGAGAACCCTGCCTTGACTACGGACATTATTGTCGGTTTTCCGGGAGAGACAGCAGAAGACTTCGAGGAATCAAAGGCTTTTGTTGAGGAGGTTTCCTTTTTTGAGACTCATGTATTCCCCTATTCCAGAAGAGAGGGAACCAAGGCGGCGGAATACCCGGAACAGCTCACGGAGGCCGTGAAGAAAGCGAGAAGCAGAGAAATGCTGGCACTGGACGAGAGGAAGAGACAGGAATACTTGCAGAGCTTTCTGGGGAAAGAGACAGAAATCCTGATCGAGGAAAAACTTCTGCTGGGGGAGAAATACTATTGGACCGGCCATACCCGTGAGTATCAAAGGGCGGCGTTTCTGTCAGAGCAGAATTTGGAGAATACGCTCATCCATGCTGTGGCGGTTGGGATTGCTCATGGGGATGTACTGATATGTGAAGAAACAGTCCTCTGATTAGGGAGAGGGGAAACTTTTCCTGAAAGTCTCCGAAATATTGGAAGTAGGTTGAATACATTGGGGATTCTGTCGCTATAATATATATGTGAATATGTCTGCAGAGTCACGTTCAGATTCTGTTTCTTAATTCCGGAAGAAACTTATTGATATTTTTTGAGATCTATATTAGAATAGAATAGATATTAACTAATAAGGACGTGAAAGTATGACAGATATGAGTAATACACAATTCTTTAAAGTGAAGACGGAGCCGGAGATCTCTGTTAAGAAGGTTTTGGACGTTGTGTATAATGCGATGGCAGAGAAGGGGTATAATCCTGTGAATCAGATCGTCGGTTATATTATGTCCGGAGATCCCACCTACATCACCAGTCACAAGGGTGCGCGGAGCATGATCATGAAAGTGGAGCGCGACGAGCTGGTAGAAGAGCTTCTGAAGGAGTATATCAAGAACGAAGCCTGGAAATGTGAGCAGGAATGATGCGCATTTTGGGATTGGATTACGGATCGAAGACCGTCGGCGTGGCAGTCAGTGACCCACTGGGCCTGACAGCTCAGGGCGTGGAGATTATCCGCAGGAAATCAGAGAATAAACTGCGGCAGACGCTGGCCAGGCTGGAAGAGCTGATTGCAGAATACCAGGCCGAACTGTTGGTGCTGGGTTATCCAAAACATATGAATAACGATATTGGGGACAGGGCTGTAAAATCACTGGAATTTCAGGAGATCCTGAAAAGAAGGACAGGTCTGGACGTTGTCATGTGGGATGAACGGCTTACGACGGTAGAAGCTAACCGTACGCTTGCCGAAGCAGATGTGCGTGGGGTGGACCGGAAGCAGTACGTGGACGAGCTGGCGGCAGTTTTTATACTCCAGGGATATCTGGATTACCTGCACAACCAGAATGAAGGATTTGTTTAATGGAAAAAATTGGATTTGTAACAGACGATGGAGATGAAGTTGAGTTTTATGTAGAGGAAGAAACAAGGGTGAACGGCATAAGCTACCTGCTTGTAACTGACTCTGACGGAGAAGAGGCAAATGCCTATATTCTCAAGGATATGTCTGCGGACGGCGACACCGACGCTGATTACGTAATGGTGGAAGATGAAGTGGAGTTTGAAGCCATAGCGCGCGTATTTCAGCAGATGTTGGAAGATGTGGACTTCCGTTAGGAATTTGATGGAGACATCATTTTGTGTTCGGAAAAATAATGGAGGTGCTATTTGAAAGCTAACAATGAAAGTAAATTACGGATCATTCCGCTGGGCGGTTTGGAACAGATCGGAATGAATATTACTGCCTTCGAGTATGAAGACAGTATTGTTGTTGTGGACTGCGGTATTGCGTTCCCGGATGACGACATGCTGGGAATCGACCTGGTCATACCTGACATCACCTATTTAAGGGATAATATTGATAAAGTGAAGGGATTTGTGATCACACACGGTCATGAAGACCATATCGGGGCTCTGCCCTATGTTTTAAAAGAAGTTAATGTGCCGGTATATGCGACGAAGCTGACGGTCGGCCTGATAGAAAACAAATTAAAAGAACACAACCTCCTTCGTACTACAAAGCGTAAAACAATTAAACACGGACAATCCATCAATCTGGGCCGTTTCCGGATTGAGTTTATTAAAACAAATCACAGTATCCAGGATGCTTCAGCTCTGGCAATCTATTCTCCTGCCGGAACAATTATCCATACGGGAGACTTCAAGGTTGACTACACGCCCGTTTTCGGTGACGCCATTGACCTGCAGCGTTTTGCGGAGATCGGAAAGAAAGGTGTGCTGGCGCTGATGTGCGACAGTACCAATGCGGAGAGAAAAGGCTTTACCATGTCTGAACGGACGGTGGGCAAGACCTTTGACAATATATTCTCGGATCATACGAATTCCAGGCTCATCATCGCAACGTTTGCGTCCAACGTGGACCGTGTCCAGCAGATTATCAACTCTGCCTACAAATTTGGCAGGAAGGTCGTGGTGGAAGGCCGCAGTATGGTGAATGTCATCACAACGGCAGCGGAGCTGGGATATCTGAACATACCGGATAAGACATTAATTGATATCGACCAGATGAAAAATTACCCCGATGAGCAGATGGTTCTGGTCACAACGGGAAGCCAGGGTGAATCCATGGCTGCGCTGTCCCGGATGGCTGCGAATATCCACAAGAAAGTTTCCATAAAGCCGGGGGATACCATCGTATTCAGCTCCAACCCGATCCCGGGCAATGAGAAAGCGGTATCCAAGGTAATCAACGAGCTTTCGGCCAAGGGCGCGGATGTTATATTCCAGGACGTTCATGTGTCCGGCCACGCCTGCCAGGAGGAAATCAAGCTGATTTACTCGCTGGTGAAGCCTAAATATGCAATCCCGGTTCATGGGGAATACCGTCATCTGAAGGCTCAGTCTAAGCTGGCACTGGAGCTGGGAATCCCCAAGGAGAACATCTTTATTCTCCGTTCCGGAGAAGTTCTGGAACTAAATCAGGAGGGGGCTCAGCAGAACGGTAAGGTGCAGACCGGAGCGATCATGGTAGACGGCCTGGGCGTCGGAGACGTGGGCAATATCGTGCTTCGGGACAGGCAGCACCTTTCCGAGGACGGAATCATTATTGTGGTGCTGACACTGGAACGGCGGGGCAACCAGCTGCTTTCAGGACCCGATATCGTGTCGCGGGGATTCGTATATGTCAGAGAATCAGAAGATTTGATGGGAGAGGCCCGGGTAGTTGTAGAAGATGCCTTGGATGAATGTCTGAGCCACAAGGTATCGGACTGGGGCAAGATCAAGAATGTGATCAAGGACTCCCTTGGCGGATTCGTGTGGAAGCGGACTCAGAGAAGGCCTATGATTTTACCCATCATAATGGAGGCATAGATCATGGATGAGATTACGGAAAGGGTATACGCCCTGACGGAAGCCATGAAGGAGAACAGAGACTATCAGCGCTATCTGTTTCTGGAAGCAGAATTACAGAAAAATCGTGAATTAAAGAAGCAGGTGGATGAATTCAGGCTCCGCAATTACTATCTGCAGGAATCAGACGTCGATCTGTATGAGGCTGTAGATGAGGTTGACAGAGAATTTCAGGAACTTCAGAAGATCCCGGTGGTAAACGCATACTTGGATGCGGAGCTTTCCGTCTGCA includes:
- the thiI gene encoding tRNA uracil 4-sulfurtransferase ThiI, whose product is MFQAFLIKYAEIGIKGKNRYLFEDALVRHMARVLKEVDGHFVVSREMGRIYVNAEGDFDYDGAVEALQRVFGIAGICPVVITEDEGYDKLAEAVVNYVGKVYPDRSKTFKMCARRANKNYPMNSMELNVELGGAVLDAYPEMKVDVHHPDISLTVEVRNKIYIYSEIIPGPGGMPVGTNGSAMLLLSGGIDSPVAGYMVAKRGVKIDAVYFHAPPYTSDRAKQKVVDLARLVARYSGPIRLHVVNFTEIQLAIYEKCPHDELTIIMRRYMMKIAEAFAEKDGALGLITGESIGQVASQTMHSLACTNEVCTMPVFRPLIGFDKQEIVDVSLKIGTYDTSVLPYEDCCTIFVAKHPVTKPNLKMIQHSEKKLADVIDGMLETAVSTAETIEI
- a CDS encoding HPr family phosphocarrier protein yields the protein MKTVQISLNSIDKVKSFVNEISKFDFDFDLVSGRYVIDAKSIMGIFSLDLSKPIDLNIHSEGDALENVLKVLAPYLV
- the mtaB gene encoding tRNA (N(6)-L-threonylcarbamoyladenosine(37)-C(2))-methylthiotransferase MtaB, which produces MGKKAALHNLGCKVNAYELEAMQQLLEKNGYEIVPFEPGADLYLINTCTVTNIADRKSRQMLHRAKKMNPHAVVAAVGCYAQARGKELEKDEAIDLVIGNNRKKDLIMILKEYEAGLGKHLHRAEIGKASEYEELEIDRTEEHTRAFIKVQDGCNQFCTYCIIPYTRGRVRSRKIKDVCEEVRRLAAAGCREVVLSGIHLSSYGVDLDQGENLLSLIRAVHDTEGISRVRLGSLEPGIITEEFVRELACLPKVCPHFHLSLQSGSNRTLKRMNRRYTKEEYLEKCRILRKQYENPALTTDIIVGFPGETAEDFEESKAFVEEVSFFETHVFPYSRREGTKAAEYPEQLTEAVKKARSREMLALDERKRQEYLQSFLGKETEILIEEKLLLGEKYYWTGHTREYQRAAFLSEQNLENTLIHAVAVGIAHGDVLICEETVL
- a CDS encoding IreB family regulatory phosphoprotein; the encoded protein is MTDMSNTQFFKVKTEPEISVKKVLDVVYNAMAEKGYNPVNQIVGYIMSGDPTYITSHKGARSMIMKVERDELVEELLKEYIKNEAWKCEQE
- the ruvX gene encoding Holliday junction resolvase RuvX, encoding MRILGLDYGSKTVGVAVSDPLGLTAQGVEIIRRKSENKLRQTLARLEELIAEYQAELLVLGYPKHMNNDIGDRAVKSLEFQEILKRRTGLDVVMWDERLTTVEANRTLAEADVRGVDRKQYVDELAAVFILQGYLDYLHNQNEGFV
- a CDS encoding DUF1292 domain-containing protein; the encoded protein is MEKIGFVTDDGDEVEFYVEEETRVNGISYLLVTDSDGEEANAYILKDMSADGDTDADYVMVEDEVEFEAIARVFQQMLEDVDFR
- a CDS encoding ribonuclease J, yielding MKANNESKLRIIPLGGLEQIGMNITAFEYEDSIVVVDCGIAFPDDDMLGIDLVIPDITYLRDNIDKVKGFVITHGHEDHIGALPYVLKEVNVPVYATKLTVGLIENKLKEHNLLRTTKRKTIKHGQSINLGRFRIEFIKTNHSIQDASALAIYSPAGTIIHTGDFKVDYTPVFGDAIDLQRFAEIGKKGVLALMCDSTNAERKGFTMSERTVGKTFDNIFSDHTNSRLIIATFASNVDRVQQIINSAYKFGRKVVVEGRSMVNVITTAAELGYLNIPDKTLIDIDQMKNYPDEQMVLVTTGSQGESMAALSRMAANIHKKVSIKPGDTIVFSSNPIPGNEKAVSKVINELSAKGADVIFQDVHVSGHACQEEIKLIYSLVKPKYAIPVHGEYRHLKAQSKLALELGIPKENIFILRSGEVLELNQEGAQQNGKVQTGAIMVDGLGVGDVGNIVLRDRQHLSEDGIIIVVLTLERRGNQLLSGPDIVSRGFVYVRESEDLMGEARVVVEDALDECLSHKVSDWGKIKNVIKDSLGGFVWKRTQRRPMILPIIMEA
- a CDS encoding YlbF family regulator, with the protein product MDEITERVYALTEAMKENRDYQRYLFLEAELQKNRELKKQVDEFRLRNYYLQESDVDLYEAVDEVDREFQELQKIPVVNAYLDAELSVCKMIQRVLETISQEVQIAEPEI